A region of Sulfitobacter faviae DNA encodes the following proteins:
- a CDS encoding DUF6280 family protein yields MKDFVDGTAFNNEQGNRARKLFAAVVLAALDDAIADDKKYGNGPEQIARWARSRDGREVLSCAGIDPNERVVEGLMEFVGKGVRTSVALSREESERRNAALQAEAA; encoded by the coding sequence ATGAAAGATTTCGTTGATGGCACCGCTTTCAACAACGAGCAAGGCAACCGCGCACGCAAGCTCTTTGCTGCTGTGGTGCTAGCTGCTTTGGATGACGCAATTGCCGATGACAAGAAATATGGCAACGGCCCGGAACAGATCGCCCGCTGGGCCCGCTCGCGCGATGGCCGCGAGGTTCTGAGCTGTGCCGGTATCGACCCCAACGAGCGGGTCGTCGAAGGTTTGATGGAATTCGTCGGCAAAGGCGTGCGGACATCCGTCGCCCTGTCGCGTGAAGAATCCGAGCGCCGCAATGCCGCGCTTCAGGCCGAAGCCGCCTAA
- a CDS encoding cobyric acid synthase has protein sequence MTKAIMIQGTGSNVGKSMIVAGLIRACTRRGLRVRPFKPQNMSNNAAVTEDGGEIGRAQALQARAAGVAPHTDMNPVLLKPQSATGAQVVVQGKIAGQQEAREFGRNKASLMPAVLQSFHRLAESCDLIVIEGAGSPAETNLRAGDIANMGFARAAGVSVVLMGDIDRGGVIAQIVGTQAVLSPEDNALIRGFAVNKFRGDRSLFDAGRDDIAARTGWPSLGVIPWFDAAHRLPAEDVMDLPARARSGGSGCVIAVPRLPRIANFDDLDPLAAEPGVDLRMIMPGSPLPADADLVLMVGSKSTISDLEAFRAEGWDIDLAAHIRRGGHVLGLCGGYQMLGKTITDPQGIEGPAARVAGLGHLDVETTMAPLKHLSEKSGQHPASGTALTGYEIHIGETTGPDCARAWLTFDGTPEGAASPSGRVQGCYMHGIFSSDAFRRAYLGGFGVSSSLDFESGVEEALDALADHVETYMDVDLFLSLAAEV, from the coding sequence ATGACCAAAGCCATCATGATCCAAGGCACCGGCAGCAATGTCGGCAAGTCGATGATCGTCGCCGGATTGATCCGCGCCTGCACCCGGCGTGGCCTGCGTGTGCGCCCTTTCAAACCGCAGAACATGTCCAACAACGCCGCCGTCACCGAAGACGGGGGCGAGATTGGCCGCGCGCAGGCGTTGCAGGCCCGCGCGGCGGGCGTGGCCCCGCATACGGATATGAACCCGGTGCTGCTGAAACCCCAAAGCGCCACGGGCGCGCAGGTGGTGGTGCAAGGCAAGATCGCAGGCCAGCAAGAGGCACGGGAATTTGGCCGCAACAAAGCCAGCCTGATGCCCGCGGTGCTGCAATCCTTTCACCGTTTGGCCGAAAGCTGCGACCTAATCGTGATCGAGGGTGCGGGCTCTCCGGCTGAGACGAACCTGCGAGCCGGCGACATCGCCAATATGGGCTTTGCACGCGCCGCCGGGGTGTCGGTGGTGCTGATGGGCGATATCGACCGCGGCGGGGTGATCGCGCAGATCGTCGGCACACAGGCCGTGCTCTCCCCCGAGGATAACGCGCTAATCCGCGGCTTTGCGGTGAACAAATTCCGCGGTGACCGCAGCCTCTTTGACGCAGGGCGCGATGACATCGCCGCGCGTACCGGCTGGCCGAGCCTTGGGGTGATCCCCTGGTTCGACGCCGCCCACCGCCTGCCCGCCGAAGACGTGATGGACCTGCCCGCCCGCGCCCGTTCAGGCGGTTCGGGCTGCGTTATCGCCGTGCCGCGCCTGCCCCGGATCGCCAATTTCGATGACCTCGACCCATTGGCCGCCGAGCCGGGCGTCGACCTGCGGATGATCATGCCGGGCAGCCCCCTGCCCGCTGACGCCGATCTGGTACTGATGGTCGGCAGTAAATCCACGATCTCCGACCTCGAAGCCTTCCGGGCCGAGGGGTGGGACATCGACCTTGCCGCCCATATCCGGCGCGGCGGCCATGTGCTGGGGCTTTGCGGTGGCTATCAGATGCTGGGCAAGACTATCACCGATCCGCAGGGGATCGAAGGCCCGGCGGCGCGGGTGGCCGGGCTGGGGCATTTGGACGTCGAAACCACGATGGCCCCGCTGAAACATCTGTCGGAAAAGTCCGGCCAGCACCCAGCCAGCGGCACCGCCCTCACCGGCTATGAGATCCATATCGGAGAGACCACCGGCCCCGACTGCGCCCGCGCGTGGCTGACTTTCGACGGCACGCCCGAGGGCGCGGCCTCCCCTTCGGGCCGGGTTCAGGGCTGCTATATGCATGGGATTTTCAGCTCGGATGCCTTCCGCCGTGCCTATCTTGGCGGCTTCGGCGTCTCCTCATCGCTGGACTTTGAATCCGGCGTCGAAGAGGCGCTGGACGCGCTGGCCGATCATGTCGAGACCTATATGGATGTCGACCTGTTCCTCTCCCTCGCGGCAGAGGTCTAG
- a CDS encoding S-(hydroxymethyl)glutathione dehydrogenase/class III alcohol dehydrogenase, translated as MRTRAAVAVEAGKPLEIMEVNLEGPKRGEVLVEIKATGLCHTDEFTRSGDDPEGIFPAILGHEGAGVVLEVGEGVTTLEPGDHVIPLYTPECRECEYCLSGKTNLCQAIRVTQGQGKLPDGTTRFSMLDGTPIHHYMGCSTFANHTVVPEIALAKVRKDAPFDKICYIGCGVTTGIGAVINTAKVELGARCVVFGLGGIGLNVIQGLRMAGADQIVGVDLNDDKEVAARYFGMTDFVNPTKVDGDLVGHLVELTKGGADYSFDATGNTKVMRDALECAHKGWGESIIIGVAPAGAEISTRPFQLVTGRVWRGTAFGGAKGRTDVPKIVDWYMNGKIEIDPMITHKLTLDQINEGFDLMHKGESIRAVVEF; from the coding sequence ATGAGAACCCGTGCCGCCGTTGCCGTGGAAGCCGGCAAACCGCTTGAAATCATGGAGGTGAACCTCGAAGGCCCGAAACGGGGCGAGGTCTTGGTCGAGATCAAGGCGACCGGCCTGTGCCATACCGATGAGTTCACCCGCTCGGGCGACGATCCCGAAGGCATCTTCCCCGCCATCCTCGGCCATGAGGGGGCGGGCGTCGTGCTGGAAGTGGGCGAGGGCGTCACCACGCTGGAGCCGGGCGATCACGTCATCCCGCTCTACACGCCAGAATGCCGGGAGTGTGAATATTGCTTGAGCGGCAAGACCAACCTGTGTCAGGCGATCCGCGTGACCCAAGGCCAAGGCAAGCTACCCGACGGCACGACGCGGTTCTCCATGCTGGATGGCACGCCGATCCACCACTACATGGGCTGTTCGACCTTCGCCAACCACACCGTGGTGCCCGAAATCGCGCTGGCCAAGGTGCGCAAGGACGCGCCTTTTGACAAGATTTGCTACATCGGCTGTGGCGTCACCACGGGCATCGGGGCGGTGATCAACACTGCTAAGGTCGAGCTGGGCGCGCGTTGCGTGGTCTTTGGGTTGGGCGGCATCGGTCTGAACGTCATTCAGGGCCTGCGCATGGCCGGGGCGGATCAGATCGTGGGCGTCGACCTCAATGACGACAAGGAAGTTGCCGCGCGTTACTTCGGCATGACCGATTTCGTGAACCCCACGAAAGTTGACGGCGATCTGGTCGGGCATCTGGTTGAACTGACCAAGGGCGGCGCCGATTACTCCTTTGACGCGACTGGCAACACCAAAGTCATGCGCGACGCGCTGGAATGCGCGCATAAGGGCTGGGGCGAGAGCATCATCATCGGCGTGGCACCCGCGGGGGCCGAGATTTCGACGCGGCCTTTCCAGCTGGTCACCGGTCGGGTCTGGCGCGGCACCGCCTTTGGCGGGGCCAAGGGGCGGACGGATGTCCCCAAGATCGTCGACTGGTACATGAACGGCAAGATCGAGATCGACCCGATGATCACCCACAAACTGACTTTGGATCAGATCAACGAAGGCTTCGATCTGATGCACAAGGGTGAATCGATCCGCGCGGTCGTCGAGTTTTAA
- a CDS encoding Lrp/AsnC family transcriptional regulator — translation MNEMDATDRQLVFLLQQDSRLPNAQLAEKLNISASACWRRVKALEQAGVIKRYAAVVDPKAMGLGFEAMVHVHLTRHDASALASFIRAIQSRTEVTECFATTGQADYHLRVLCRDIDAYNAFLESFLFLHPAVNSATTNVILRQIKSDAPITG, via the coding sequence ATGAATGAAATGGACGCGACTGACCGACAGCTTGTCTTCCTGCTCCAGCAGGATTCGCGCCTGCCCAACGCACAACTGGCAGAAAAGCTGAACATTTCCGCCTCCGCCTGCTGGCGGCGGGTCAAGGCGTTGGAGCAGGCGGGGGTGATCAAACGCTACGCCGCCGTGGTCGACCCCAAGGCGATGGGGCTGGGGTTCGAGGCGATGGTGCATGTGCATCTGACCCGGCATGACGCCTCGGCCCTCGCCAGTTTCATCCGGGCGATCCAAAGCCGGACAGAGGTGACGGAATGTTTCGCCACCACGGGCCAAGCAGATTATCACCTGCGCGTGCTGTGTCGCGATATCGACGCCTATAACGCCTTTTTGGAGAGCTTTCTGTTCCTGCATCCGGCGGTGAATTCGGCCACGACGAATGTGATCCTACGGCAGATCAAATCCGACGCGCCGATCACCGGTTGA
- a CDS encoding indolepyruvate ferredoxin oxidoreductase family protein yields the protein MTEQPREFTTYKLDDRYDQSEGRVFLTGTQALVRIMLDQARRDRAAGLNTAGFVSGYRGSPLGGLDLEYWRIKDRVAEAGVKFLPAVNEDLGATAVLGAQQAHLDPQAEVEGVFSMWYGKGPGVDRSGDALKHGNAYGSAPKGGVLVVAGDDHGCVSSSMPHQSDVGFMSWFMPTLNPASVAEYQAFGEYGIALSRFSGTWVGFKAISETVESGASVELTPDRVFKQPDYTAPQGGLHVRLGDLPSPEIETRLHHKLDAVQAFMRANPIDRHIYETQDASFGIVTTGKGHLDTMEALRLLDLDEAACRRLGIDIYKIGMVWPLALDDALDFVKGKREVLVIEEKRGIIESQFKEAFYDWPGSKPARMVGKHDENLEELVPWTGELSPLKLVPIIAARLDAFFPEEKLLEKARALTDQPPVLLNVEGATRTPYFCSGCPHNSSTKLPEGSKANSGIGCHVMASWMDRETAGFAQMGGEGVPWIATSMFNGNKHVFQNLGEGTWYHSGSLAIRQAVAAKTNITYKILYNDAVAMTGGQPVDGPVSVAAIAQACRAEGVERIALVSDRPELLPKGDFPEGTTFDHRGDLDRVQRELREIPGVTVLIYEQTCATEKRRKRKRGLMDDPKKFVMINDLVCEGCGDCSLESNCLSVEPKKTEFGTKRQINQSTCNKDYSCLNGFCPSFVTVEGGSRRKRSGAGLDVAGLSAQLPMPELPKLDQPFNLLVTGVGGTGVVTVGALITMAAHLEGLGSSVLDFTGFAQKFGTVLGYVRLAKRPGEVHQVRIDQGGADAVIGCDMVVSSAPKASAHYRRGTQIVLNRAEMPTGDLVLNRDADLRIDDREAVIAQAVGAENLAAFDANVMAEKLMGDAVFANVMMLGFAWQKGLVPVSLTALEQAIELNGVVPDKNRAAFGFGRVMAGNPQAIEAHFAPAPAPDDSVEGLIARRMEFLTGYQNAAYAQRYKDKLDALAGKLPEGADDLMRAAAKSLFKLMAYKDEYEVARLHRQSGFEERIADTFEGDYKVHYHLAPPAWPTGTDGRGRPNKRKFGPWMGRAFDLLAAMKPLRGTWADPFSYGADRKLEVGLIGWYEEVMAKAPALPHDAALAVLSAPMEIRGYGPVKEAAAEKVQAEVAARLG from the coding sequence ATGACAGAACAACCGCGCGAATTTACCACTTATAAACTTGATGACCGCTATGATCAGTCCGAAGGCCGCGTCTTTCTGACCGGGACGCAGGCGCTGGTGCGCATCATGCTAGATCAGGCCCGGCGTGATCGCGCGGCTGGGTTGAATACCGCCGGGTTCGTCTCGGGCTACCGTGGCTCGCCTCTGGGCGGGCTCGATCTGGAATACTGGCGCATCAAGGACCGCGTGGCCGAGGCGGGGGTGAAGTTCCTTCCGGCGGTGAACGAAGACCTCGGCGCCACCGCGGTCTTGGGCGCGCAGCAGGCGCATCTCGACCCGCAGGCCGAGGTCGAGGGCGTCTTCTCCATGTGGTACGGCAAGGGGCCGGGGGTGGACCGCTCGGGCGACGCGCTGAAACACGGAAACGCCTATGGCTCCGCGCCCAAGGGCGGCGTGCTGGTGGTGGCGGGCGACGACCACGGCTGCGTGTCGTCGTCGATGCCGCACCAGTCCGACGTGGGCTTCATGTCGTGGTTCATGCCGACGCTGAACCCGGCTTCCGTCGCCGAATACCAAGCCTTCGGCGAATACGGCATCGCGCTGTCGCGTTTCTCGGGCACATGGGTCGGCTTCAAGGCGATCTCGGAAACCGTGGAGAGCGGCGCCTCGGTCGAACTCACGCCCGACCGTGTGTTCAAGCAACCTGACTACACCGCCCCCCAGGGCGGGCTGCATGTGCGCTTGGGCGATCTCCCCTCCCCCGAGATCGAGACGCGACTGCACCACAAGCTCGACGCGGTGCAGGCCTTCATGCGCGCCAACCCGATCGACCGGCATATCTACGAGACGCAGGACGCCTCCTTCGGCATCGTCACCACTGGCAAGGGCCATCTCGACACGATGGAGGCACTTCGGCTTCTGGACCTTGATGAGGCCGCCTGCCGCCGTCTGGGCATCGATATCTACAAGATCGGCATGGTTTGGCCGCTGGCGCTGGACGATGCGCTCGACTTCGTGAAGGGCAAACGCGAAGTGCTTGTGATCGAAGAGAAACGCGGCATCATCGAAAGCCAGTTCAAGGAGGCCTTCTACGACTGGCCCGGCTCGAAACCGGCGCGGATGGTCGGCAAACATGACGAGAACCTCGAAGAACTGGTGCCCTGGACCGGGGAGCTGTCGCCGCTGAAGCTGGTGCCGATCATCGCAGCACGTCTCGACGCCTTCTTCCCCGAAGAGAAGCTGCTCGAAAAAGCCCGCGCCCTGACCGACCAGCCGCCGGTGCTGCTGAACGTCGAGGGCGCCACCCGCACCCCCTATTTCTGCTCCGGCTGCCCGCATAACTCCTCCACCAAGCTGCCGGAGGGGTCGAAGGCGAACTCCGGCATCGGCTGCCATGTCATGGCCTCGTGGATGGACCGCGAGACGGCGGGTTTTGCCCAGATGGGCGGCGAAGGCGTGCCGTGGATCGCGACTTCGATGTTTAACGGGAACAAGCACGTCTTCCAGAACCTTGGCGAGGGCACTTGGTATCACTCCGGCTCCTTGGCGATCCGGCAGGCGGTCGCGGCGAAGACCAACATCACCTACAAGATCCTCTACAACGACGCAGTGGCGATGACCGGCGGCCAGCCGGTGGACGGCCCCGTTTCCGTCGCCGCCATCGCGCAGGCCTGCCGCGCCGAGGGCGTGGAGCGGATCGCGCTGGTCTCGGACCGGCCCGAACTGCTGCCCAAGGGCGACTTCCCGGAGGGCACCACCTTCGATCACCGCGGCGATCTTGACCGCGTGCAACGCGAGCTGCGCGAGATCCCGGGCGTCACCGTGCTGATCTACGAACAGACCTGCGCCACCGAGAAACGCCGCAAGCGCAAACGCGGGCTGATGGACGACCCGAAGAAATTCGTGATGATCAACGATCTGGTCTGCGAAGGCTGCGGCGATTGCAGTCTCGAGTCGAACTGCCTGAGCGTCGAGCCCAAGAAGACCGAGTTCGGCACCAAACGGCAGATCAACCAGTCCACCTGCAACAAGGATTACTCCTGCCTTAACGGCTTCTGCCCGTCCTTCGTCACCGTCGAGGGCGGCAGCCGCCGCAAGCGCTCGGGCGCGGGGCTGGACGTGGCGGGTCTGTCGGCGCAGCTTCCGATGCCGGAGTTGCCCAAGCTCGACCAACCCTTCAACCTGCTGGTGACCGGCGTCGGCGGCACCGGCGTGGTGACCGTGGGCGCGCTCATCACCATGGCGGCGCATCTCGAGGGGCTGGGCTCCAGCGTGCTCGACTTCACCGGCTTTGCGCAGAAATTCGGCACCGTGCTGGGCTATGTCCGTCTGGCGAAACGGCCCGGGGAGGTGCATCAGGTGCGCATCGATCAGGGCGGCGCCGACGCGGTGATTGGCTGCGACATGGTGGTGAGTTCCGCGCCCAAAGCCTCGGCGCATTACCGGCGCGGGACGCAGATCGTGCTGAACCGTGCCGAGATGCCCACCGGTGATCTGGTGCTGAACCGCGACGCCGACCTGCGCATCGACGACCGCGAGGCGGTGATCGCGCAGGCCGTGGGGGCCGAGAACCTCGCCGCCTTCGACGCCAACGTCATGGCCGAGAAGCTGATGGGCGACGCGGTCTTTGCCAACGTGATGATGCTCGGTTTCGCTTGGCAGAAGGGTCTCGTGCCGGTCTCGCTCACAGCACTTGAGCAGGCAATCGAATTGAACGGCGTGGTGCCCGACAAGAACCGCGCCGCCTTTGGCTTTGGCAGGGTCATGGCGGGCAACCCGCAGGCGATCGAGGCGCATTTCGCCCCCGCGCCCGCGCCCGACGACAGTGTCGAAGGCCTGATCGCGCGGCGGATGGAATTCCTCACCGGCTACCAGAACGCCGCCTACGCCCAGCGCTACAAGGACAAGCTCGACGCGCTGGCGGGCAAGCTGCCCGAGGGCGCCGACGACCTGATGCGCGCGGCGGCGAAATCGCTGTTCAAGCTGATGGCCTATAAGGACGAATACGAGGTCGCGCGCCTGCACCGTCAAAGCGGTTTCGAGGAGCGTATCGCCGATACTTTCGAGGGCGACTACAAGGTGCATTATCACCTTGCCCCGCCCGCTTGGCCCACCGGCACGGATGGTCGCGGACGCCCCAACAAGCGAAAGTTCGGCCCCTGGATGGGCCGCGCCTTCGACCTTCTGGCGGCGATGAAACCGCTGCGCGGCACATGGGCCGACCCGTTCAGCTACGGTGCCGACCGCAAGCTCGAGGTCGGTCTGATCGGCTGGTACGAGGAGGTCATGGCAAAGGCCCCCGCCCTGCCACATGACGCGGCGCTGGCGGTGCTTTCCGCGCCGATGGAAATCCGCGGCTACGGCCCCGTGAAAGAGGCCGCAGCCGAGAAAGTGCAGGCCGAGGTGGCCGCGCGCCTAGGCTAA
- a CDS encoding response regulator gives MKILAVDDDPFIRELLPVVFREADYPHLTLAASGAAALELLETTKEHFDCLLLDIEMPEMDGITLCRRIRTLEAYQDTPILMVTSRADATAIESAFAAGANDYVTKPFDVKDIATRVHIAERMLENTQRAPRLDPQHLKDVGEPGVHDFALADPVHINGVDQLVLPFSLGNYLSQLSRQHLDICQVFAAKIEHIDELYATCNTAEFARAIAAAAEAIARVVDCPQLLMTHNGSGTLLCIATGDSLPAWPEIEVLIQGELDGMDLRHDDNSPMTVMLSVGGPIQPNASRTQRVRKTFDRAIRRVAMRQKVKLDTPRPRNPPSPPPIDGKAIASRKTRLMGGFSHSVDGELHQTAFGDAAVILKRVGHAAPITHHLHRSAFLRPSSLNMAVENAHGHAQHHILLSLANQFRRG, from the coding sequence ATGAAAATTCTTGCTGTCGACGATGACCCATTTATCCGCGAATTGCTGCCCGTTGTTTTCCGCGAAGCCGATTACCCCCATTTGACATTGGCCGCCTCCGGCGCTGCCGCTCTGGAACTGCTCGAAACCACCAAAGAACATTTCGACTGCCTGCTCTTGGACATCGAGATGCCCGAGATGGACGGCATCACCCTATGCCGCCGCATTCGCACGCTGGAAGCCTATCAAGACACGCCGATCCTGATGGTGACCTCGCGCGCCGACGCGACCGCGATCGAAAGCGCCTTTGCCGCCGGGGCCAACGACTATGTGACCAAACCTTTCGACGTGAAGGACATCGCAACCCGCGTGCATATCGCCGAGCGCATGCTGGAGAACACCCAGCGCGCCCCGCGCCTTGATCCGCAGCATTTGAAAGACGTGGGCGAGCCCGGCGTCCACGATTTTGCGCTGGCCGATCCTGTGCATATCAATGGGGTCGATCAATTGGTGCTGCCCTTCTCCTTGGGCAATTACCTGTCGCAGCTTTCACGCCAACACCTTGATATCTGTCAGGTCTTCGCGGCCAAGATCGAACATATCGATGAGCTTTACGCGACCTGCAACACCGCCGAATTCGCCCGCGCCATCGCCGCTGCGGCCGAGGCCATCGCGCGCGTGGTCGATTGCCCACAACTGCTGATGACCCATAACGGATCTGGCACGCTTCTGTGCATCGCGACAGGTGACAGCCTGCCCGCTTGGCCCGAGATCGAGGTGCTCATCCAAGGGGAGCTGGACGGCATGGACCTGCGCCATGACGACAACAGCCCGATGACGGTGATGCTCTCCGTCGGTGGCCCGATCCAGCCTAATGCGAGCCGCACTCAGCGGGTCAGAAAGACATTCGACCGCGCCATTCGCCGCGTGGCGATGCGGCAGAAGGTCAAGCTCGACACCCCCCGACCGAGAAACCCTCCGTCTCCGCCGCCCATTGACGGCAAGGCAATCGCCTCAAGAAAAACCCGCCTCATGGGCGGGTTTTCGCATTCAGTTGATGGGGAATTGCACCAAACAGCGTTCGGCGATGCGGCGGTAATCCTCAAGCGTGTCGGGCACGCTGCGCCGATCACGCATCACCTCCATCGCAGCGCGTTTCTGCGCCCAAGTTCCCTCAACATGGCGGTCGAGAATGCGCACGGTCACGCCCAGCATCACATTCTTCTCTCCCTCGCCAATCAGTTCCGCCGCGGATAG
- a CDS encoding Lrp/AsnC family transcriptional regulator: MTTCVFIQIRCRPGTTYRVAEEIALREIHSELYSTSGEYDLLMKLYIPKGEDVGVYINDNLLDIEGIERSLTTMTFKVF; the protein is encoded by the coding sequence ATGACCACCTGCGTATTCATCCAGATCCGCTGCCGACCGGGCACGACCTATCGTGTGGCCGAAGAGATCGCCCTGCGCGAAATCCATTCCGAACTTTATTCCACCTCAGGCGAATATGACCTGTTGATGAAGCTTTATATTCCCAAGGGCGAAGATGTGGGCGTCTACATCAATGACAATCTGTTGGACATCGAAGGCATTGAGCGGTCTTTGACCACGATGACCTTCAAGGTCTTTTGA
- the hisB gene encoding imidazoleglycerol-phosphate dehydratase HisB — MRRSTLTRTTAETDITVEINLDGTGSYDNETGVGFFDHMLDQLSRHSLIDIKVRAKGDLHIDDHHTVEDVGITLGQALTQALGDKRGIRRYGSCLLAMDDAQIRCALDLSARPFLIWNVDFPTSSIGKFDTELVREFFQALSTHGGITLHVDALHGFNSHHIAEAAFKSVARALREAVETDPRKADAIPSTKGAL, encoded by the coding sequence ATGCGTCGCAGCACCCTGACCCGCACCACTGCCGAAACCGACATCACGGTCGAGATCAACCTCGACGGCACCGGCAGCTATGACAATGAAACCGGCGTCGGCTTCTTTGACCATATGCTCGACCAGCTGTCGCGCCACTCGCTGATCGACATCAAGGTGCGTGCCAAGGGCGATCTACACATCGACGACCACCACACCGTCGAAGATGTGGGCATCACGCTGGGCCAAGCACTGACCCAAGCGCTCGGCGACAAACGCGGCATCCGCCGCTACGGATCCTGCCTGCTGGCGATGGACGACGCACAAATCCGCTGCGCGCTCGATCTCTCCGCGCGGCCCTTTCTGATCTGGAACGTGGATTTCCCCACCAGCAGCATCGGCAAGTTCGACACTGAACTGGTCCGCGAGTTCTTCCAAGCGCTCAGCACCCACGGCGGCATCACCCTACATGTCGACGCGCTCCACGGGTTCAACAGCCACCACATCGCCGAAGCCGCTTTCAAATCCGTCGCCCGGGCCCTGCGCGAAGCGGTCGAGACCGACCCGCGCAAAGCGGACGCCATCCCCTCCACCAAGGGTGCCTTGTGA
- the hisH gene encoding imidazole glycerol phosphate synthase subunit HisH: protein MLTAIIDYESGNLHSAHKAFERMAREHDAGEVMVTSDAEVVARADRLVLPGDGAFPACMAALKGAGGLYDAMVETVEEKGRPFLGICVGMQLMASMGREYEDTPGLGWIGGEVTQITPKDPKLKVPHMGWNDLVIDHDHAVFTGLQTGDHTYFVHSYHMAVADPAERLAHVEYGGEVTAIIGRDTMLGMQFHPEKSQTTGLRLISNFLTWAP, encoded by the coding sequence ATGCTGACAGCAATTATCGACTACGAATCCGGCAACCTGCACTCCGCCCATAAAGCCTTCGAGCGTATGGCCCGCGAGCATGACGCTGGCGAAGTCATGGTGACCTCGGATGCCGAGGTTGTGGCCCGCGCTGACCGTCTGGTTCTTCCCGGCGATGGCGCTTTCCCGGCCTGTATGGCTGCCCTGAAAGGGGCCGGCGGCCTCTATGACGCGATGGTCGAGACGGTCGAGGAAAAAGGCCGCCCCTTCCTCGGCATCTGCGTCGGCATGCAACTGATGGCCAGCATGGGCCGCGAATATGAAGACACCCCCGGTCTGGGCTGGATCGGTGGCGAGGTGACCCAGATCACGCCGAAAGACCCGAAGCTCAAAGTCCCCCATATGGGCTGGAACGACTTGGTGATCGATCACGACCACGCTGTCTTCACCGGGCTGCAAACCGGTGATCACACCTATTTCGTGCACAGCTACCACATGGCCGTCGCCGACCCCGCCGAACGTCTGGCCCATGTCGAATACGGCGGCGAAGTCACGGCGATCATCGGCCGGGACACGATGCTGGGCATGCAGTTTCACCCGGAGAAAAGCCAAACCACCGGCCTGCGGCTGATCTCGAACTTCCTGACTTGGGCGCCTTAA
- a CDS encoding DUF2147 domain-containing protein, which yields MKQLFAAALLGLGLSGAAHAADPAVGTWKTQVDDGAYAHVKMAPCGGAICGTIARTFNGSGEYKSPNIGKTLVIDMKPQGGGKYAGKVWRPSNGKIYIGKMNVSGNSLKLSGCVAGGLICSKQTWARIK from the coding sequence ATGAAACAGCTTTTTGCAGCGGCCCTTCTGGGCCTTGGCCTGAGCGGCGCCGCCCATGCCGCGGATCCGGCGGTCGGTACGTGGAAAACCCAAGTGGATGACGGCGCCTATGCCCATGTGAAAATGGCCCCCTGCGGCGGGGCGATCTGCGGCACCATCGCGCGCACCTTCAACGGCAGCGGCGAATATAAATCCCCCAATATCGGCAAAACACTCGTCATCGACATGAAGCCTCAGGGCGGCGGCAAATACGCCGGTAAGGTTTGGCGCCCGTCAAACGGCAAAATCTACATCGGGAAGATGAATGTCTCAGGCAACTCGCTGAAACTCTCGGGCTGCGTCGCGGGCGGGCTGATCTGCTCGAAACAGACCTGGGCGCGCATCAAGTAA
- the hisA gene encoding 1-(5-phosphoribosyl)-5-[(5-phosphoribosylamino)methylideneamino]imidazole-4-carboxamide isomerase, producing MILYPAIDLKDGQAVRLVHGDMDRATVFNDDPAAQALSFVEAGCDWLHLVDLNGAFAGTPVNAAPVEAILKACKVPAQLGGGIRDMATIESWLDKGLARVILGTVAVENPELVREAARAFPGQVAVGIDARNGKVATKGWATETDVMATDLAKSFEDAGVAAIIYTDIMRDGAMGGPNVEATADLARAVSIPVIASGGVSSLEDLSALRDTGVIEGAISGRALYDGAIDLTDAMKMLKG from the coding sequence ATGATCCTTTACCCCGCTATCGATCTCAAAGACGGTCAGGCCGTGCGCCTTGTGCATGGCGACATGGACCGCGCCACCGTTTTCAACGACGATCCCGCCGCACAGGCGCTTAGCTTTGTCGAAGCGGGCTGTGATTGGCTGCATCTCGTGGACCTTAATGGCGCTTTTGCCGGGACCCCGGTGAACGCCGCGCCAGTGGAGGCGATTTTGAAAGCCTGCAAGGTGCCTGCGCAATTGGGCGGTGGCATTCGCGATATGGCGACGATAGAGAGTTGGCTGGATAAGGGGCTCGCGCGTGTCATTCTGGGCACCGTGGCGGTTGAGAACCCCGAACTGGTCCGCGAGGCGGCGCGCGCCTTTCCCGGGCAGGTAGCGGTAGGAATCGACGCGCGGAACGGCAAGGTCGCGACCAAGGGTTGGGCCACAGAGACCGATGTGATGGCCACCGACCTCGCGAAATCCTTTGAGGATGCGGGCGTCGCCGCGATCATCTACACTGACATCATGCGCGATGGCGCGATGGGCGGGCCGAATGTGGAAGCGACAGCCGATCTGGCGCGGGCTGTCTCGATCCCGGTGATTGCCTCGGGCGGGGTGTCATCGCTCGAAGACTTAAGCGCGTTGCGGGACACCGGGGTCATCGAGGGCGCGATCTCGGGGCGCGCGCTTTATGATGGCGCGATTGATCTGACCGACGCCATGAAGATGTTGAAGGGCTGA